In candidate division WOR-3 bacterium, one genomic interval encodes:
- the cheB gene encoding chemotaxis-specific protein-glutamate methyltransferase CheB, producing MKKKVLIVEDSVLMQRVIGDIVQSSGEFEVCGYARDVDEAWAKFNKLKPDVITLDYELPGTNGLVFLQRVMTINPRPVLMLSAHTHQGAEITIKSLNLGAVDFFPKPSGPISIDLYDFKEELITKLRYVANANLKPIVFEPPVVPGIKKVDYIIGIAASTGGVKALNFLLSALNRELGFKIIIVQHMPKFFTATLANHLNERSGLDIKEARDRDSILPGTVLIAPGGAHIKIHPSGKVVTLSDEPPRYGLKPCADYLFESMAEVFKQKALGIVLTGMGHDGTKGLLKIKQMGGITIVQEPSEATIASMPQSAIDAGAADHVLPLHLIVRKLTELAT from the coding sequence ATGAAAAAGAAGGTATTGATTGTCGAAGATTCAGTCCTCATGCAGAGGGTGATCGGCGATATCGTCCAATCTTCGGGAGAATTTGAAGTTTGTGGATATGCCCGGGATGTGGATGAAGCGTGGGCAAAATTTAATAAATTGAAACCGGATGTGATAACCCTTGATTATGAATTGCCCGGGACGAATGGGTTGGTTTTCCTCCAGCGCGTTATGACAATAAACCCAAGACCGGTGCTCATGCTTTCCGCTCATACCCATCAGGGTGCCGAGATTACCATAAAATCATTAAACTTAGGTGCGGTAGATTTCTTCCCCAAGCCTTCGGGTCCAATCTCTATTGATCTTTATGATTTCAAAGAGGAATTGATTACGAAATTAAGATATGTCGCTAATGCAAATTTAAAACCGATTGTTTTTGAACCACCGGTTGTGCCTGGAATTAAGAAAGTGGATTATATTATCGGCATCGCTGCTTCTACAGGTGGAGTGAAGGCATTAAATTTTCTCCTTTCCGCGTTAAATCGGGAGTTGGGTTTTAAAATTATCATCGTTCAACATATGCCGAAATTTTTCACAGCGACTTTGGCTAATCATCTGAACGAAAGATCCGGACTGGACATAAAAGAAGCACGGGACCGCGATTCTATACTTCCTGGAACGGTGCTCATTGCACCAGGAGGTGCCCATATTAAAATCCATCCTTCGGGCAAAGTCGTTACTTTGAGTGACGAACCACCGCGCTATGGCTTGAAACCATGTGCCGATTACCTTTTTGAATCGATGGCTGAGGTTTTTAAACAGAAAGCATTGGGCATCGTTCTCACCGGTATGGGGCATGATGGAACAAAGGGGTTACTGAAGATTAAGCAAATGGGTGGAATAACAATTGTTCAGGAACCATCCGAAGCAACCATCGCCAGTATGCCCCAGTCGGCAATCGACGCCGGTGCTGCCGATCATGTTCTGCCGCTTCATTTAATCGTCAGGAAACTAACAGAACTCGCAACATGA
- a CDS encoding chemotaxis protein CheD: MAVELRVGIGEVKVVRGDAILSAYGVGSCVVLVFYEYQTRTGGLAHILLPHGVDGSFKHPRGAIEELLRRFAELGVEKSKIVAKIVGGATMFGELLQNSVGPRNVNETREELKRHSIPIVGEDVLGNWGRTVFFNVQTGEVLIKSYRYGEKVI; encoded by the coding sequence ATGGCAGTTGAGTTACGTGTAGGCATCGGTGAGGTGAAGGTCGTAAGAGGGGATGCAATACTTTCTGCATACGGTGTGGGTTCCTGTGTGGTTTTGGTCTTTTATGAATATCAGACCCGCACCGGTGGTCTTGCCCATATCCTTTTACCCCATGGTGTCGATGGCAGTTTTAAACATCCCCGGGGAGCAATAGAAGAATTATTGAGAAGGTTTGCCGAACTGGGGGTAGAAAAAAGCAAGATTGTGGCAAAGATAGTCGGCGGGGCGACGATGTTTGGTGAGTTGCTTCAGAATTCCGTCGGACCACGTAATGTAAACGAAACTCGTGAAGAATTAAAAAGACACTCTATTCCGATCGTAGGTGAAGATGTACTGGGTAATTGGGGTAGGACAGTTTTTTTCAATGTGCAAACTGGTGAAGTCTTGATTAAATCCTATCGCTATGGTGAAAAGGTGATTTGA
- a CDS encoding protein-glutamate O-methyltransferase CheR, whose translation MGHSFQDLIKLIEEKTGFKCHSYKERPLTRRIRVRMRALGLREFSEYYDFLNNNPGEFKTLLDTITINLSYFFRNFETFEYLKNDILPRFSDIPKIIFWSAGCAQGEEAYSLAIIAAEIGILDKTIIYATDIDDDALKKAKAGIYPDIAFQYTPTKYREKYFIKCAEGYQVKDEIKRNVNIFHHDLFDCFPYEKCDLIMCRNVLIYLSREAQSELVRRFNEALKPGGYLVIGKVELLLGIPEAKFFNIINRAERIYQKVSGDVSYGS comes from the coding sequence GTGGGACATAGTTTTCAAGACCTGATCAAACTGATTGAGGAAAAAACTGGATTTAAATGTCATAGTTATAAAGAGAGACCCCTTACCCGGCGCATCCGCGTCCGCATGCGCGCCCTGGGGTTAAGGGAGTTTTCTGAGTATTATGATTTTCTTAACAATAATCCTGGGGAGTTCAAAACATTGCTGGACACCATCACCATCAACCTTTCTTATTTCTTCCGGAACTTTGAGACATTTGAATATCTGAAAAATGATATTCTCCCTAGATTCAGCGATATTCCAAAAATAATCTTTTGGAGCGCAGGATGTGCCCAAGGAGAGGAGGCTTATTCCCTGGCGATAATCGCTGCCGAGATCGGTATCTTGGATAAAACGATAATCTATGCGACTGATATTGATGACGATGCTCTGAAAAAAGCCAAGGCAGGTATCTACCCGGATATTGCATTCCAGTATACTCCTACCAAATATCGTGAGAAGTATTTCATCAAATGTGCTGAAGGCTATCAGGTGAAGGATGAAATAAAAAGGAATGTGAACATTTTTCACCATGACCTTTTTGACTGTTTCCCTTATGAGAAGTGTGATTTAATCATGTGTCGGAATGTCTTGATTTATCTGAGCCGGGAGGCGCAATCCGAGTTGGTACGCCGTTTTAATGAGGCCTTAAAACCGGGTGGTTATCTGGTGATTGGTAAGGTGGAACTCCTTCTTGGTATTCCAGAGGCAAAATTTTTTAATATCATAAATCGTGCCGAACGTATTTATCAAAAAGTTTCAGGTGATGTCTCTTATGGCAGTTGA
- a CDS encoding tetratricopeptide repeat protein translates to MAIKGSLSEASLPDVIQLLSFSLRSGCLSLTDGRNFGNIFIKDGKIIYATLLNRKDRLGDLLVRKQIIDEATLKWALEEQRKTNKRIGEILVEKGHITRETLERELANQIAETIFTMLTWETGYFNFEADLLPGNEEFLVQLSPQELLLEGARRIDEWRKLEKRLPPFESILAIKKDYHEVPLTEEETRILQLVDGNRTLDEILKLSEFDFFETCRTIYALLSAGIVEKVERTELVKKSVTDIAEYLNLGFAFFKTGMYDEAEREFRRVLEITPENIEALLYLGLIELKKNNFSKAEEFFRKANELETNPTILNNLGYLYNRLARFEEAINWLRKAAELAPDNPRVACNLGIALFHQGDWAEAEKVLKTLIEKKPEFITPYVYLALIYIKQNNLPQAIDFLKECINKFPRLGIFKNNLAVVYESLDLMEEAERLYRQALSDEPTNSRICRNLAEFYYESQILGAAKEFYERIPEEEKDWEVYFKLGNIALRLGDGDSALGYWEKARSLNPTHPIINQNIELLKKSRGT, encoded by the coding sequence ATGGCAATAAAAGGTTCATTGAGCGAAGCATCTCTTCCAGATGTGATTCAACTGCTGAGTTTTTCGTTGCGTTCAGGATGCCTTTCGTTAACCGATGGTAGGAATTTCGGGAATATTTTTATCAAAGATGGCAAAATAATATATGCGACATTGTTAAACAGAAAGGACCGATTAGGTGACTTACTGGTACGAAAACAGATTATTGATGAGGCAACACTAAAGTGGGCACTTGAGGAACAGAGAAAAACCAATAAGCGTATCGGTGAAATTTTGGTGGAAAAAGGTCACATAACCCGCGAGACCCTTGAACGTGAACTGGCCAATCAAATTGCCGAGACAATTTTTACAATGCTTACCTGGGAAACCGGTTATTTCAATTTTGAAGCTGATCTTTTGCCCGGAAACGAAGAATTCCTTGTGCAACTTTCACCCCAAGAATTACTCCTGGAAGGCGCACGGCGTATTGACGAATGGCGTAAGTTGGAAAAAAGATTGCCCCCGTTTGAATCTATTTTGGCAATTAAAAAGGACTACCACGAAGTACCTTTAACCGAAGAAGAGACCAGAATTCTCCAACTGGTCGACGGTAATCGGACACTTGATGAGATTTTAAAATTATCGGAATTTGACTTCTTTGAGACCTGTCGCACGATTTATGCCCTGCTTTCGGCAGGGATAGTTGAAAAGGTCGAAAGAACCGAACTCGTCAAAAAATCCGTAACCGATATTGCAGAATATCTGAATTTAGGTTTCGCATTTTTTAAGACGGGTATGTATGATGAGGCAGAACGTGAATTTCGGAGGGTCTTGGAAATCACACCGGAAAATATTGAGGCCCTGCTCTATCTCGGTTTGATTGAGTTAAAGAAGAATAATTTTTCTAAAGCCGAAGAATTTTTCAGAAAGGCGAATGAACTGGAGACAAATCCCACGATATTGAATAATCTCGGTTATCTTTACAACCGGCTTGCGCGTTTTGAAGAAGCCATAAATTGGTTAAGAAAAGCTGCAGAACTTGCACCTGATAATCCTCGGGTTGCTTGCAATTTGGGGATTGCCCTTTTTCATCAAGGCGATTGGGCTGAGGCTGAAAAAGTGTTGAAAACCCTCATTGAGAAAAAACCTGAATTTATAACACCCTATGTATATCTTGCCCTGATCTATATCAAACAAAACAATCTACCACAGGCGATTGATTTCCTCAAAGAGTGCATCAATAAATTCCCGCGCTTAGGAATTTTCAAAAATAATCTTGCGGTGGTTTATGAAAGCCTGGATTTAATGGAAGAAGCTGAACGTCTCTACCGCCAGGCACTAAGTGATGAACCTACAAATTCTCGCATTTGCCGGAATCTTGCGGAATTTTATTATGAATCACAGATACTCGGCGCGGCAAAGGAATTTTATGAACGAATACCGGAAGAAGAAAAAGACTGGGAAGTCTACTTTAAATTAGGTAACATCGCTTTACGCCTGGGGGATGGAGATAGTGCCCTGGGCTACTGGGAAAAGGCACGCAGTTTGAATCCTACCCATCCAATTATCAATCAGAATATTGAACTTTTGAAGAAGTCCCGTGGGACATAG
- a CDS encoding DnaA/Hda family protein, producing the protein MIKKSFSFENFYVYEGNRVALMAARKIVEFPGEIFNPFYLYALGSYGKTYLLWTIYTELSKKEPALIFTPKEFEDYLQKNTQFDSAIFVDDVNRVSEKYQDAILAMIDALIAKNKQVCFSGNAPPRELKNLGPKIASRLEGGLVCDLQAPREIALVEFIKRKSEERGIIVPDEIALELTQLSGGSFRTIDGMLNRLVAYASLGNITFDLNTIRLILKEFYPRGIYSPVSSLVEELKKSADEVLTQITEIKDPRTEYKEKIYIWEMKGFDTSELKPLLDGDIEKLTEAYNSFIKKVERLIELQKEFGALDISQFPEEALKIESMFFSPNKVEEIERLLNTVKEKLQAPIKGRFEGYIISACNQNVIELYEKSILPALGKEFNPYIIFGNYKTGKTFLAQKIAEDLKLRGLNPLIVDFAEDGERFSEVEGKFDVLLIDNFHKIFNLNSELRTQIAGKILDLIKKEKGIFIFSEPLEGAVLNDDEKLIFECGVEVSLKEPDLQMVDNYLKSKLAPEEYEAIKNESLPQFENFAEIDTYIADFKARSLPGEEKTTEEGLVMLGLPGEEELEKAEEVKEIEPALEITHAIEPGIEPSAPRVEMPLKKFKEERLIIQEIPDELIEENYVTSQKER; encoded by the coding sequence ATGATTAAAAAGAGTTTTAGTTTTGAAAATTTTTATGTTTACGAAGGTAACAGAGTTGCCTTGATGGCTGCGCGCAAGATCGTGGAGTTCCCTGGTGAGATTTTTAATCCCTTTTATTTGTATGCCTTGGGAAGTTACGGAAAGACTTACCTTTTATGGACTATTTATACCGAACTGAGCAAAAAAGAACCTGCCCTGATATTTACGCCCAAGGAGTTCGAAGACTATCTACAAAAGAATACTCAATTTGATTCAGCAATTTTTGTGGATGATGTCAATCGAGTAAGTGAAAAGTATCAGGATGCAATTTTAGCAATGATCGATGCGCTGATTGCAAAAAATAAACAAGTTTGTTTCAGTGGGAATGCACCGCCCCGGGAGTTGAAAAACCTCGGTCCCAAGATCGCTTCTCGACTTGAAGGAGGTCTTGTTTGTGATCTACAGGCACCCCGGGAGATTGCCCTGGTGGAATTTATCAAGAGAAAATCGGAGGAACGGGGAATAATTGTCCCTGATGAGATCGCCTTGGAACTCACCCAGCTTTCTGGAGGTTCATTCCGCACGATCGATGGTATGTTAAATCGGCTGGTGGCATATGCCTCGCTGGGTAATATCACCTTTGATTTAAACACCATTCGTTTAATCTTAAAAGAGTTTTATCCGCGTGGAATTTACAGTCCGGTCTCCTCACTGGTAGAAGAGTTGAAAAAGAGTGCCGATGAGGTGCTCACCCAGATAACAGAAATCAAAGATCCCCGCACTGAATATAAAGAAAAGATTTACATCTGGGAGATGAAAGGTTTTGATACCTCGGAATTGAAACCATTACTCGATGGGGATATAGAGAAACTGACCGAAGCTTACAACTCATTCATCAAAAAAGTGGAACGGTTGATTGAATTACAGAAAGAATTCGGTGCCCTTGATATCTCACAGTTTCCGGAAGAGGCTTTGAAGATTGAAAGCATGTTTTTTTCACCGAATAAGGTAGAAGAGATTGAACGATTATTAAATACCGTAAAAGAAAAACTTCAAGCCCCAATAAAAGGTCGGTTTGAAGGTTATATTATCAGTGCCTGTAATCAAAACGTTATTGAGCTGTATGAAAAGAGTATCCTTCCGGCTCTTGGGAAGGAATTCAATCCTTATATCATTTTTGGAAATTATAAAACCGGCAAGACTTTTCTTGCCCAGAAAATTGCTGAGGATTTAAAATTACGCGGTTTAAATCCGCTGATAGTTGATTTTGCTGAAGATGGTGAAAGATTTTCAGAAGTTGAGGGAAAATTTGATGTTTTATTGATTGATAACTTTCATAAAATTTTTAATTTAAACTCGGAGTTGCGTACCCAAATTGCCGGAAAAATTTTGGACTTAATAAAAAAAGAGAAGGGAATTTTTATCTTTTCGGAACCCCTGGAGGGGGCAGTGCTTAATGACGATGAAAAGCTTATCTTTGAATGTGGGGTGGAGGTTAGTTTAAAGGAACCGGATCTTCAAATGGTGGATAATTATCTCAAATCAAAACTTGCCCCGGAGGAATATGAAGCCATAAAAAATGAATCCCTGCCTCAATTTGAAAATTTTGCTGAAATAGATACATATATTGCCGATTTTAAAGCCCGAAGTCTACCTGGTGAAGAAAAGACAACCGAAGAAGGACTGGTGATGCTGGGATTGCCTGGGGAAGAAGAATTGGAGAAGGCTGAGGAAGTTAAAGAAATTGAACCAGCACTGGAAATAACCCATGCCATCGAACCCGGTATTGAACCATCCGCGCCAAGGGTTGAGATGCCTCTTAAAAAGTTCAAAGAAGAAAGGCTGATAATCCAGGAAATACCGGATGAACTCATTGAAGAGAATTATGTCACCAGTCAGAAGGAAAGATAA
- a CDS encoding roadblock/LC7 domain-containing protein has protein sequence MKGNLTTITLTDAQIKSLEKMLKDFYNQTNVVWAIVITSSGHLLVQRGFTRTFDVLTIAALTCNIFNSTMELAHLIGERNFCELLQEGKRTSIYYVTLDGDYLLVSLFDDRTLPGVVKVAAAEFSKNVKRILKTV, from the coding sequence GTGAAAGGGAATCTGACGACCATTACGCTCACGGATGCACAGATCAAGAGTTTAGAGAAAATGCTTAAGGATTTTTATAACCAGACAAATGTAGTATGGGCGATAGTCATTACAAGTTCTGGACATCTTTTGGTTCAGCGTGGCTTCACGCGAACCTTCGATGTATTAACAATTGCCGCCCTTACCTGTAATATATTTAATTCTACCATGGAGCTGGCACATCTCATCGGGGAAAGAAACTTTTGTGAGTTACTCCAGGAAGGCAAACGGACGAGTATTTACTATGTGACGCTTGATGGTGATTATCTGCTTGTATCATTATTCGACGACCGCACACTACCTGGAGTGGTGAAAGTGGCGGCTGCTGAGTTTTCGAAGAATGTTAAAAGGATTTTGAAAACAGTATGA
- the rsmB gene encoding 16S rRNA (cytosine(967)-C(5))-methyltransferase RsmB → MNAREAALQALCEVDQGTNLKLALGVIFERDELSEEDRALANEIAFGTLRHQEEIDQIIKETFVGDFNAADPVLKNILRLAVYQYLFLDRIPVYAVVNEAVKLGRSLKEKALINAVLRGVIRNKKVQSMREPQVWILRKILEAYPVEGERIIESFKERPTPYIRINRLKANAEIVEQKLKEMGIEFGPANWLEDFRKISRLGNLINNVLLKQGFISIHDEAQGMICRLVDPKPGERIVDLCSAPGSKATYMAELMNNHGLIVAGEVSSARLRLVVENAERLGLGIIKYLLADGRRYCLENFDKVLVDAPCTNSGVIAKRPEVKERVNKKVLARLTNLQYGLLTNAATFLRVGGSIVYSTCSILPRENEEIIERFLNENKNFELEPAKEFVPNADVYLKILPGFHGTDGVFAARLKRIK, encoded by the coding sequence ATGAATGCTCGGGAAGCAGCGCTTCAAGCTTTATGTGAGGTAGATCAGGGCACAAATTTAAAATTAGCCCTGGGGGTAATCTTTGAGCGCGATGAACTTTCTGAAGAAGATCGGGCGCTAGCCAATGAGATTGCCTTTGGGACCCTCCGCCATCAGGAAGAGATTGATCAGATAATCAAGGAGACATTCGTAGGGGATTTCAATGCTGCAGACCCGGTGCTGAAAAATATTCTTCGTCTTGCTGTGTATCAATATTTGTTCCTGGACCGTATCCCGGTATACGCAGTGGTCAATGAGGCAGTAAAATTGGGGCGCAGCCTTAAGGAGAAGGCGTTGATCAATGCTGTGCTCCGGGGTGTGATACGCAATAAAAAAGTACAATCGATGCGCGAACCGCAGGTATGGATTTTGCGCAAAATTCTTGAAGCCTATCCGGTTGAGGGGGAAAGGATTATTGAATCGTTTAAAGAGCGTCCCACCCCTTATATCCGCATCAATCGTTTGAAAGCTAACGCGGAGATTGTGGAGCAAAAACTTAAAGAAATGGGGATTGAATTTGGACCTGCAAATTGGCTGGAGGATTTTCGCAAGATAAGCCGTCTCGGTAATTTGATCAATAATGTTCTGCTCAAACAGGGCTTTATCTCGATCCATGATGAAGCCCAGGGGATGATATGTAGACTCGTAGACCCTAAACCTGGTGAGAGGATTGTGGATCTCTGTTCTGCACCCGGTAGTAAAGCAACCTATATGGCAGAGTTAATGAATAATCATGGTTTAATTGTCGCTGGGGAAGTAAGCAGCGCCCGGCTCCGGCTGGTGGTGGAAAACGCAGAGAGGTTGGGGCTGGGGATAATAAAATATCTGCTCGCCGATGGACGGCGTTATTGCTTAGAGAATTTTGATAAAGTTTTAGTTGATGCACCATGTACCAATTCGGGAGTTATTGCCAAAAGACCGGAGGTAAAAGAACGGGTAAACAAAAAAGTGCTTGCACGATTGACTAATTTACAGTATGGTCTACTGACCAATGCTGCAACCTTTTTGAGAGTTGGGGGCTCAATCGTCTATTCTACCTGCAGTATCCTCCCCCGAGAAAATGAAGAGATTATCGAACGCTTTCTAAACGAGAATAAAAATTTTGAATTAGAACCAGCAAAGGAGTTTGTTCCCAACGCCGATGTCTATCTCAAAATTTTACCTGGTTTTCATGGTACCGATGGCGTGTTCGCCGCGCGTTTGAAAAGAATTAAATAG
- the fmt gene encoding methionyl-tRNA formyltransferase, whose translation MKIIFFGSTDFSQPIAQKIHESYGLAGVVITKPKPKGRGLTVELPLVGKWANENNIMLFAPDNPNAPDFIKQLTDIAPDIFVLSAYGHILSGDLLKVPRVGGINIHPSLLPKYRGAAPIQRAIMAGEQKTGITIFFMDEKIDHGKIILQQEVPIGEKETYGSLSQRLAQLGGELAIQALRMIEKNEYQPIAQNENEASYAPKIKKEETFINWYEPSKKIFNLVRALNPCPGARTHFRQMELTILEVEPCDEKIDPGVLYIRNKELLVGSGDGALIIRLLKPANRRVMSGSDFINGYRIKNGEAFKR comes from the coding sequence ATGAAGATAATCTTTTTTGGTTCTACCGATTTTTCCCAGCCGATTGCGCAAAAAATCCATGAGTCTTATGGACTGGCGGGTGTGGTTATAACCAAACCTAAACCTAAAGGCCGCGGCTTGACGGTCGAATTGCCATTGGTGGGTAAATGGGCAAATGAAAATAATATAATGCTTTTTGCACCCGATAACCCCAACGCTCCTGATTTTATCAAACAATTAACAGATATCGCACCCGATATTTTCGTGCTCTCTGCCTATGGCCACATCCTCAGCGGTGATTTGCTCAAAGTCCCCCGAGTTGGTGGCATCAATATTCATCCTTCACTTTTGCCCAAATACCGCGGGGCTGCGCCGATACAGAGGGCAATCATGGCTGGCGAACAAAAAACCGGCATTACGATTTTCTTTATGGACGAAAAGATTGACCACGGTAAGATCATCCTCCAACAAGAGGTGCCAATTGGTGAAAAGGAAACTTACGGAAGTCTAAGTCAGCGGCTCGCACAACTAGGAGGGGAACTCGCAATCCAGGCGCTACGTATGATTGAAAAAAATGAATATCAACCCATTGCGCAAAACGAAAACGAAGCTTCCTATGCTCCAAAGATCAAAAAGGAGGAGACATTTATCAACTGGTATGAGCCCAGCAAGAAAATATTCAATCTGGTACGTGCCCTTAATCCCTGTCCGGGTGCCCGAACCCATTTCCGGCAAATGGAATTGACCATTCTCGAGGTTGAACCTTGTGATGAAAAGATTGATCCGGGTGTGCTATACATCAGAAATAAAGAACTCTTAGTGGGTAGTGGTGATGGTGCACTGATTATTAGACTCTTAAAACCTGCAAATCGCAGGGTAATGTCTGGAAGTGACTTTATAAATGGTTATCGGATTAAAAACGGCGAGGCATTTAAAAGATGA
- the def gene encoding peptide deformylase: MLSSKVKKNEQLDIIKYPNQVLREKAKPVEKITHEIFELAEGMIKTMLKNDGVGLAANQVGALWRLFVVNLKPFEDTPEPAVIINPKILKKEGVIEEEEGCLSFPGLYLHIPRAKKLLLHYQNLFNERVVMEAEGFLARAIQHESDHLDGILFIDYTKEEEQAKVKQYLQSLSQL; the protein is encoded by the coding sequence ATGTTAAGTTCAAAAGTAAAAAAGAATGAGCAGCTGGATATTATAAAATATCCGAATCAAGTGCTTAGGGAAAAAGCCAAGCCCGTGGAAAAGATCACCCATGAGATATTCGAGCTCGCGGAAGGAATGATTAAGACGATGCTAAAAAATGATGGTGTGGGACTGGCAGCGAACCAAGTTGGTGCCCTCTGGCGCTTATTTGTGGTAAATCTCAAACCGTTTGAAGATACTCCTGAACCTGCGGTAATAATTAACCCTAAGATTCTCAAGAAGGAAGGAGTAATAGAGGAAGAAGAAGGATGTCTCAGTTTCCCTGGATTATATCTGCACATTCCCCGCGCGAAAAAATTGCTCCTTCATTACCAGAATCTCTTCAACGAAAGGGTAGTGATGGAGGCTGAAGGTTTTCTTGCCCGGGCAATCCAGCATGAGAGTGACCATTTAGATGGAATTCTTTTTATTGACTATACGAAAGAAGAGGAACAGGCAAAGGTGAAACAGTATTTGCAATCGTTGAGTCAATTATGA
- the yajC gene encoding preprotein translocase subunit YajC — MELLFGQTGNQGQSNPLLSLLPLILIFIVFYFLLVLPQQKRQKQHQQLLNSLKKGDRVITSAGIYGTIANLKDNIVSLVIADGVKVDIDKNHIISKVGSVENEK; from the coding sequence ATGGAACTACTCTTTGGACAAACCGGAAATCAGGGTCAATCGAACCCATTGTTAAGCCTTTTACCGTTAATCCTTATCTTTATCGTATTTTACTTTCTACTGGTTCTGCCCCAGCAGAAAAGGCAGAAACAACATCAGCAATTACTAAATTCCTTGAAAAAAGGCGACCGGGTGATTACCTCGGCTGGTATTTACGGGACGATTGCCAATTTGAAGGATAATATCGTCAGTCTGGTAATTGCTGATGGAGTAAAGGTGGATATCGATAAGAACCATATAATCTCTAAAGTGGGTTCGGTGGAAAACGAAAAATAA
- the folP gene encoding dihydropteroate synthase, with amino-acid sequence MEILFNLKKEQLLRELKEINVAPEAYEIFIKKAEQKIIKLKKISPAQANILKQIALICGADVAIPQNIYRCEKRRKFDVILFANQRELEKIISRLQEQPWMESIAQELGILAQSNQTPVAKIGNRIIKFGRTYLMGIINVTPDSFYSGSRYQSLSMVKKALEEMEKEGADFIDIGAESTRPGAQMLSAKEEIARLRMIFPEIVRATRLPISVDTYKEEVAKFVLDQGVKIINDISGLGFKHKNEKFAQLIARYKATLVIMHIQGTPRTMQNNPHYDNLLSEIKEYFRERIDFALQCGIEPERIIIDPGLGFGKRLEDNYELIERLGELKIFARPILVGHSRKSFIGNPFNLPPEERLEGTLGVAALLIKNGASILRVHDVLETRKVAQLIDRIVR; translated from the coding sequence ATGGAAATCCTGTTTAATTTAAAAAAGGAACAACTGTTAAGAGAACTGAAAGAGATTAATGTGGCACCAGAGGCCTATGAGATATTTATCAAAAAAGCCGAACAAAAGATTATTAAATTAAAAAAAATTTCACCAGCCCAGGCAAATATTCTCAAGCAGATTGCCCTAATTTGTGGAGCGGATGTGGCAATCCCCCAGAATATCTATCGGTGTGAAAAAAGGAGAAAATTTGATGTGATTCTTTTCGCTAATCAGCGTGAGCTTGAGAAGATAATAAGCCGTCTCCAGGAACAGCCATGGATGGAAAGCATCGCGCAGGAGTTAGGTATCTTGGCCCAGTCCAACCAGACTCCTGTGGCTAAAATCGGCAATAGAATTATAAAATTTGGAAGAACTTATCTCATGGGAATTATCAATGTTACCCCGGATTCGTTTTATAGCGGTAGCCGTTACCAATCGCTATCAATGGTCAAAAAGGCTCTGGAGGAAATGGAAAAAGAAGGCGCAGATTTTATTGATATCGGCGCCGAGTCCACCCGCCCCGGTGCTCAAATGCTCAGTGCCAAAGAGGAGATAGCCCGGTTACGGATGATTTTTCCTGAAATCGTCAGAGCCACGCGTTTGCCGATTTCCGTCGATACCTATAAAGAAGAGGTTGCTAAATTTGTTTTGGACCAAGGAGTAAAGATCATAAACGACATATCTGGACTTGGTTTCAAACATAAGAACGAAAAGTTTGCCCAATTGATTGCCCGTTATAAAGCAACGCTAGTAATAATGCACATTCAGGGGACACCGCGCACCATGCAAAATAACCCGCATTATGATAACCTGTTATCGGAAATAAAAGAGTATTTCCGGGAACGGATTGATTTTGCACTCCAATGTGGGATTGAACCAGAAAGAATAATTATTGATCCTGGTTTAGGATTTGGGAAACGTTTGGAAGATAATTATGAGCTAATTGAGCGCCTGGGGGAATTGAAGATTTTTGCCCGACCCATACTGGTCGGTCATTCGCGCAAATCCTTCATCGGTAACCCATTTAACCTACCACCGGAGGAACGGCTTGAAGGAACTTTGGGGGTAGCAGCATTACTAATAAAAAACGGTGCCTCGATCTTGCGCGTTCATGATGTCTTAGAGACACGTAAGGTTGCACAATTAATCGACCGCATCGTCCGATGA